The stretch of DNA GGCATCAAGGAGGGTGGCGCTCTTCATGTGGCGTGGGCGGAAGGTGACGATTGAGGCAGACGATTCTGGCTCAGCCGGGGTGAGAACTTCTACTTCAGGCATGTCCCCCAATTCTCGCTTCAGGATTCCCGCCAAGAAACGGCCGCGCGCTGCCACCCGGGGCATACCAATGGTTGAGAGAAAATCGAAGGCTGCACCCAATGCCAGGATCAGAGGGGTATTGCGGGTTCCGTATTCGGTGAGCTCGGCCTCACGCCGATATTCCAACGTCAGCGTGTCAAGATCGTACTTTGCATCTGAATAGGCTCCCACATACGTGGGCTTCCAGACGTCAAACATATCCTTGCGAATGTACAGCAAGCCGGTACCCTTTGGGCCCAAAAGCCACTTGTGTCCCGAAGAGGCGTAGAAATCGCACTCGCATGCGTGGAGGTCGACCGGGATCATTCCGGGGGGGTGCGCGCCATCCACCACCAGCCAGATACCTCGTTGGTGACATAACGCCGCGATCTCCCTCACTGGGAAGAGCAGACCGGTCGTGCAAGTGATGTGGCTAATGGACACTACCCTGGTCTTGCGCGTAAGGCTTCGCTCGATCACCCGAAGGTTTTCTTCCCGGCTCATAGCCGGCTCAAAGAGGCGGACCACCACCCCCTTCGCCTTAGCGACAGCCAGCCAGGGGATTGCCCCACCGGGGTGCTCGTGGGTGCTCATTAGGACCTCGTCCCCCCTCCGCAGAGGCAGTCCCCACGCCACGATGTTCATTCCCTCAGTCGTGTTGCGGGTGAACGCAACCTCGCTGGGCTCGCACCCCAAGAATGCCGCTGCCTTCGCACGCACGGCCGCGATCTCTTCGTGGCCAGTCTCGCAGATTCGCTCCAAGCGCAGGCTCGCGTCGCGATAAGCCTCCAGCACCACGCGGGGCGAAGGGCCGAGACCACCGTTGTTGAAGTAAGTACGCTCGGTGGTAAGCGGGAACGCCTGTCTCACCACCGCCCAATAGTCCTCGTCTCCAGGACCCCCGGCTCCAGGAAAAGTAGAGGCATCCGGGGCATTGCGCCAGGAGCCCGCAACTCTGCGTAGGGGAAGAGCAAAGGAGGCCGCTGCGCCCCCTGCAAGTATCTTGCGCAAGAAGGAACGTCGCGTCTCAGCATGGGTAAGCACCACCATCACTTCAGCCTCCGCTACTTTGATGCCGGCGTTGACCTAGAGCCAGCGGAAACTCTCCACAATCCGTTCGATATCTGACCGCACCGCGGGATAGGCAACTTCGCTCGTCTTTGCGAGGAAAAAACAGGCAAGGGAGTCGCGAACCGAGACGCTCACCACCCAGA from candidate division KSB1 bacterium encodes:
- a CDS encoding aminotransferase class V-fold PLP-dependent enzyme; amino-acid sequence: MVVLTHAETRRSFLRKILAGGAAASFALPLRRVAGSWRNAPDASTFPGAGGPGDEDYWAVVRQAFPLTTERTYFNNGGLGPSPRVVLEAYRDASLRLERICETGHEEIAAVRAKAAAFLGCEPSEVAFTRNTTEGMNIVAWGLPLRRGDEVLMSTHEHPGGAIPWLAVAKAKGVVVRLFEPAMSREENLRVIERSLTRKTRVVSISHITCTTGLLFPVREIAALCHQRGIWLVVDGAHPPGMIPVDLHACECDFYASSGHKWLLGPKGTGLLYIRKDMFDVWKPTYVGAYSDAKYDLDTLTLEYRREAELTEYGTRNTPLILALGAAFDFLSTIGMPRVAARGRFLAGILKRELGDMPEVEVLTPAEPESSASIVTFRPRHMKSATLLDALTKEGFRVRSVGEHRLDAIRVSAHVYTSVEEVQRFCATVRKLIAG